Genomic window (Aethina tumida isolate Nest 87 chromosome 4, icAetTumi1.1, whole genome shotgun sequence):
cacaacatttaaactaaattataaattttattatttaattatttataaatgcatgaaatcttatcattaaattaaccgttaataataattcaaaaatatagataatatttaaaaattcaaaatttgattctaataattttttttaaaaccattatatttttaaaaattaatatacataaaaaagttaagtaattatcttaaaatttctacattattatactttaaatattaataaaaataattgtttttccaatattagtattaagtttaataaatctgATAATTCTATCATTGATACAAAAATTACAGATATTATCTCTTCCAGAAAATCTTAACgccaaatatttatcaattatttctaCGTGGTATTATTTCAATCGCTTACTTACTTATTAGTAAACAGACAGAAACCAGAAACATTGAAAGATTGTTAATAACGGAAAAATGTAGGTGCAAACAAAACATACCAAGtccctaaataatttaaactcaaCAGTGTTCCCTCCTAccaaaaagaaacaattttcagttttccGAGTAAGTGATTAACTTGTAGGCGCCAGTGTTTGTTTGATTAAATACTACTCGGTCCGCATCACgcttattttttgacattatgaaaatatacagaagtaatttaataaatcccgAAACACCTACTTGGTAGTTTCTTTTCGGCAGCGCCTCCATAAAACGGTAATGATGCGGTTTGCGTCTGTCAGTGagcaataaaaatagaaaatgcaattaaatttacggGAATCGAGACGAAATGGGACGACCCAAATGATTTAAGAACCGGAGagagaatttcaaattaactttGTCCTAATCGGAATATTGGCGATCTTTTTGACTCACTAATTCCGTCAATGTTTAACTGATAAAAAGTTAGTGGGCGATAAGAGGatgtttaacaaatatttattagcttACTTATAAGGCGCCAGCTGATTAACTTATCTTTTATCATTCACAAAACTTGCCTATTTTCAATTGATCACTGCAATATTTCCTATgcgcaatttattttataaattattgataaaataaatttgatatgaaTTGCaaatatggcgaatgcgctttatttataaattataatcacaCAACGTcaacaaaaattgacaaaccCCTTATcacaagtatttattaattactagtaaacattttttatattattggctTTTGAAATTAAGTGATTAAAACCTTTTTACAAGTACGATtgacctaaaaatatttaggtacAAATCTTTGGTACTTCTATACATAGAGatgatttaaaaacataatttctattacaatatgttactgaaaataaaaacaccaataaaaaattgtattgaacataaaaaagtttgtaGGTTACCCAAATAATTCAAAGCAATAAGGGCATAttcttaaagttttttttattctaattattattatccttcacgtattaaaaactataaatatatttttacctaTCTTATCTAATTTGAagtgaaacaatttattattctactTGTATGActcgtataattttaatataaaaataattgatcaaAGTTGACCtgcaaattgtataatatgtatagaaatccataatttatgaaatctataaatgtatacaattttcaaaatgtataaaatctatatgaaatctacataaataaaatctacataaaatgtacataaaatgtatataaaacctatataaaattaatatataatgaatataaaacgtatttaaattctatatgaAATCTacaaaaatctatataaactatttaaaatatatataaaatcaacataaaatttgtataaaaatataaaaaataaataaaaaattaatataatattattgatataaatgtataacctatttaaaatctacataaaatttatacaaaatatacataaaatctttatatttatataaaatgtataaaaaatctaatctaaaaaaaataaaatctatagaCAATCTACATAAAATCTatgtaaactatttaaaatatatataaaatctatatgaaatttgtataaaaatataataaatatatataaaattaatacaatattattaaaataaatatataatctatttaaaatctacataaaattcatataaaatatacataaaatctttatatttatataaaatgtataaaaattaaatttatagagaatctacataaaatttatataaaatctacataaaatctgtaaaaaatttataaatctaaaaaatctacataaaATCTTtgcaaaatgtatataaaatctataaaatttatctttctataggaaatctatataaaatctacataaaatctgaaaataaattttcatgtagattatttaggttttataaatttatttaaaatttttataatatctatataaaatttatataaattttataaaaaatgtatttaaaatctatataaacttatataatttctatataaaatctacatctttataaaatttatataaaatttataaaatctatatgaaatctacataaaatctttataaaaactgaataaactgtatttaaaatgtaaataacatctatataataaaatctttataatatctatataaaatttatataaattttataaaaaatgtatttaaaatctatataaactttatataatttctatataaaatctacgtctttataaaatttatataaaatttataaaatctatatgaaatctttataaaaactgaataaactgtatttaaaatgtaaataacatctatataaaatctttgtaatatctatataaaatctacataaaatttaattaaaatctatttaaaatctatgtaaaatttgtaaaatctatataaaatctttataaaacttatttaaaatttatttaaaatttatataaattttatataaaaggtaattaaaatttttataaagtttatacaaaatctatataaaatataaaatatatatataatttctatattctataaattctataaaaaaatctacattaaatctatgtaaaatctacataaaatctatatgaaatctacataaaatttaaatgaaatctatgtaaaatctataaaatctgtttatagaaaatctatataaaatctaaaaatttataatgtctatatggaatttacataaaatctttatataacctatataaaatttatataaattttatataaaatctatttaaaatttatataaactttatataaattctatataaaatatagattaaatctttataaaatctataaaatctacataaaatttatataaaagctATATAAagtctataatttttatatagaatctgcataaataataaaaaatctacaactgtatttaaaatgtatataaaatctacataaaatctatataaattttatataaaatttatgtgaaatgtatgaaatctatctatctatagaaaatctataaaaaaataaatttataaaaaaacataaaatctataaattctattacaaaatataatgaaatataataacaatttgtaaactacataaaatatctataataaattccataagttaatgtaaattaaataagctaatgtaaataaaaatagataaaacatttattagaaatgtaCGAATGTATGTGTGTGTAAAAGAAACCCGAGACGCGTCACGACAGTCGAACGAAGAAAGGAGCCCGTCGAAGCGTCCGAAAGCATCGAAACCGCGGCACGGCGGACCGTCACCGCCTGTTCCTCCGCCACGCCACACCGTCTCACCGCCAGGCCGCGTCCACGGGGGGACGCGGCGCGTCGCGACGTCGTCCTCGGGGGGTTCGTGCGACGGGAGCAAGAGAATCGGTGGCGGCCGCCGCCGGCGTCGCGCTCGCCGTAACCGTAACCGATAGGTGGGGAACGACGGCCTCAGTTCAGCTTGATCGTCTCAGCGGTGAACATCGCCCTCAAACGGTGGCCCAGCCAGAGAGAGTAGGCCGGTGTACGTCGCATCGTCAGTGCGTGTGTTCGTCGCGCTGCTCCACACCGAACCGAAGCCGCACACGACGGCAACGATTCCGATATTCATttagttgttgttttttttttttttctttttggtcGCCCATCAGTTTCAGCAGCCGTTCCACCCCCACGATCCTGTCGCGGCGTCGGATTTCGTGTGGTTAATGCGGTTTAGCGGATCTGGTGTATGAGATGCAGTGTTTGGTGGTGGTATTGCGTTGGTGATGTGTGTCAGGGATGTCAGTTTGTAAAGGCGCTCGTTCGTCCAGCTGTCCAGGCTGGGAAGATGAGTCTACGACAGACGGACGTGGAGGTTTTAATTCGGCACCTGAATGCAAGATACCGCTCCGACAATTCAGGGCCGTGAAGTCAACGTAGAAGAGGGACCCCCGACTCGAGAGTCAAAACCGCGCTAGACATGTATAAAATATCGTACGAAAAATGTGTATGTTTTATATTCCTAGTGATTTTAGCAGTTTTAAGTTGTTCAGGTTTCCGAATAGATAATTTAGCCATGACGGACATCACCAAAAGAAACTCGAACTCTGACCCAAACTCCCCGAAAACATCCGAAATATTCGACAGGATCTTCCACCAAACGCAAACGCCGCAAACGTTGCAGAATCCGGCCGCCGTGTACCGGCACAGGATCCGCCATCACCGGAACCTGAGGGCGCAAGCACGAACCCACGACCGAACCCATCCACCTACGGGACACACCGGCACGTTGGTCTTCCCGCCGGGCACGCAGCCGTCCCAAGTCGAGCACCTCAGACACCAAATACCGCCCACCACCCACCTCCAACCGACCAGTCCCGTAGCCACCCGCTCCCAAAGATCACCCCAGAACCCCAAAAACAGGGGGACGAAGAGACCGTTGCGGTGCCAGCGGGAGGACATATCGCGGAAACTTTACCTCGCGCCGATCGTAGTGCACGCGAAAGTCGAATCGCTATCGGGATCGTCCCACCCCATTCACTTTAAAGTGCTCGAAGTTTACAAGAACTCATCGCTGCCCGTAGACGACACCATCATACTCACGCTTCACAGGAAGAAGTCGCCGATGAATTGCGAACGAAACGAAAGATTCACTTTATCTCAGGACTACATCCTCTTTCTGCGCTCGTTCAGTGCCCACAATTACACGCTGTTCGCCGCCTCCGAGAGGCTCAGGGGCAAGTCCAAAGCCAGGCAGAAGATCTTGAACATCGTTAGGAAATTCACCAGGCCCAATTTCAGTAAGTACATTTTTATCgctactaatatattttttgtttaatttatttacattaattatttaattattaattatttaaataattgagtcaaaaatattaataaattgacaaatataaaaatgtgaataaaaattatacataacattataaataacatatacattataacattataaataattataatcaacgtgtgtttaattatattaattcaattaaataaaattaaaataattgtatttgacatttggcatacaattaatattaaaatgttaattaatattgttaactgtcaaatacataaaaacattaatttttataaatatataaatttattatttatgtattataatttatttattatcatttaataatatacttatatatttttattttattacatttattaattaattatatttattattaatatttatttttaaaacacattatgaaaatatataaattttacatatgccttcttttaatatattaataaataatctaatttctTGTGaagaaagtttatttaacatcgtatattattatataaataattagaatcaatgtttatttaatcatattgatttaattaaataaaataattatatttaatatttgacaataGTAAAtgccaaaaaatgttttacttataattgaatatacaattaatatcaaaatgttaataaaatatttcatatttgatatttgtaactgtcaaatattaaaaaaatgataaagcaacatataatttccataaacaaatatttaaatctattatttatttattattacatgttattaaaattatatttaatattatataaattatagaaatgttgtttaaatttaatatctatataTCAGCAATATATcttataatacattaataaacaatctaATTCCTtgcaaaaaaagtttatttaatattttatttgacatttgacaaaaataaatgccaaaagaaatgttttaattttaattaaatatacaattaatatcaaaaatctcatatttgatatttttaactgtcaaatggtataaaaatataaaaaaaatattataataataaatatttaaatatattgtttatattttattattttattattgtatatatttaatgtttatttttaaatcaaattaaggaaatgttatataaatttaaaatctacatagcaacaatatattttttattttttaataaacaatccaattttttgtaaaaatgtatatttgacatttgacaataaataaatgtcaaaaatattttacttttaattgagtatacaattaattttaaaaggttaataaaatatttcatatttgttaactgTCAAAGACAAagtgcaaaaaaaaattattaatttctataaattttcaaatatattatttatattttatttttcctttattagtacatattattatttttattattttattatatttatttatttatttaaatcacatTATGGAAATGTTAACATCTATACCatcaatataacatttttcatttgacAATAGTAAAtaccaaaaaaatgttttacttaaatatacaaataaaagcaaaatgttaataaaatatttcatatttgatatatttaactgtcaaataccaaaataataaaaaaaacataatttctataaatatttaaatatgttatttatatattataatttatttattattaaatagtaatttaattttatttttttattttattattttatttatttattatattatatttaatgtaaaattatagaaatttaataaaaatttaaccatgtcccatcaatatatattttatatatgttaataaacataatttcttacaaaaaagtttatttaacattatatttgacatttaagaattttttactCTTAATTACCATGTACCATCAATAcatcttttaatatataaataaacaatataatttcttaaacattatgatttcttacaaaaaagttttttaacattatatttgatatttaaaaatgttttactgttaattaaatatacaattaatatcaaaattttaataaaatatttcacatttaactgtcaaatacaaaaaaataattatatataattttgtataaataattaaatatattattatttaaatttaatattaatttttaaaacaaccaatttattttttattaattaattatattaaataaaaactaattttttgttaaaaaatatttaacatttttaataaataagtcatTTGTACAaggataattgtttaaatatttgattttattaatataatacgtGTTatctaacaaattaatattattaaattttatttaaatttctaaaagtatACTAAAGAAAATGGATAACCCGAAAATAGAACCAATGTGtacttgtaaaaaatataattttattgtatctaatattaaaaacgacAGTCCCAAAgtcaaataatgaaaaactaaaacatctGTGCAAATCCGAAATCGTTTTTTTCagcttaatataaatattatgtgaaAATTACGAGCAGCTCCGATGGGAAAATAAAACGGCAAAATAAACATGCGTTTTCTTACGTTCTCAAATATAGATTTTAGTGTgacataaaacaattattttaagcgAGAACACTTGACAGTCGaattgcaattaaattttaagagtgAAACGCTCccttatagaaaatattatgctATCGTAAACAAGTAGGTTATACAACCGTAGTACATATCTAAAATCGTTAGTTATGATAATAATTCCgtgaatttttacaaattaatcttTATACCAGGTTTATTTTAACGAAGATTGTACCGAGATAAATCTCGACGGATACTTCAAAacgattgaaattattaaccgCACCGTGAACGAAAGATTTcaactaaatataaactttatcaTTTCACAGGgaacaacattatttattccacgTTAAAAAAACAATCGCATCTCATTTAATAACCTCATTGTatgataattataacatttaaattcactgtcagttaattaatagttggttaattaattggtgaaaataaacaaattaggtGCGAGCCGGTTTTCGGTTATCATCATCGAAATAATCGTCACAATTAGAtaagtattaatttagaaCTTATTTGGGTATCATAAGTACCAACAA
Coding sequences:
- the LOC109602936 gene encoding protein vein isoform X2: MYKISYEKCVCFIFLVILAVLSCSGFRIDNLAMTDITKRNSNSDPNSPKTSEIFDRIFHQTQTPQTLQNPAAVYRHRIRHHRNLRAQARTHDRTHPPTGHTGTLVFPPGTQPSQVEHLRHQIPPTTHLQPTSPVATRSQRSPQNPKNRGTKRPLRCQREDISRKLYLAPIVVHAKVESLSGSSHPIHFKVLEVYKNSSLPVDDTIILTLHRKKSPMNCERNERFTLSQDYILFLRSFSAHNYTLFAASERLRGKSKARQKILNIVRKFTRPNFIPKPPKVHLNATLVQRGLKLVCKARGSPIPLISWTRNGVELHRNSDNKITYNKKRRSTLIVKKDGAKYECKARGVNGTVDSKFYIARESEVVDSTSHIDSGSEGADGLTDCPEDAAKGYCYNGGTCRQLIALKEMLCQCPENYSGLRCITFTPPGRRSMIK
- the LOC109602936 gene encoding protein vein isoform X1; this encodes MYKISYEKCVCFIFLVILAVLSCSGFRIDNLAMTDITKRNSNSDPNSPKTSEIFDRIFHQTQTPQTLQNPAAVYRHRIRHHRNLRAQARTHDRTHPPTGHTGTLVFPPGTQPSQVEHLRHQIPPTTHLQPTSPVATRSQRSPQNPKNRGTKRPLRCQREDISRKLYLAPIVVHAKVESLSGSSHPIHFKVLEVYKNSSLPVDDTIILTLHRKKSPMNCERNERFTLSQDYILFLRSFSAHNYTLFAASERLRGKSKARQKILNIVRKFTRPNFIPKPPKVHLNATLVQRGLKLVCKARGSPIPLISWTRNGVELHRNSDNKITYNKKRRSTLIVKKDGAKYECKARGVNGTVDSKFYIARESEVVDSTSHIDSGSEGADGLTDCPEDAAKGYCYNGGTCRQLIALKEMLCQCPENYSGLRCITFTPPGRTYDQPTQYACTLGLQTKYFC
- the LOC109602936 gene encoding protein vein isoform X4; this translates as MYKISYEKCVCFIFLVILAVLSCSGFRIDNLAMTDITKRNSNSDPNSPKTSEIFDRIFHQTQTPQTLQNPAAVYRHRIRHHRNLRAQARTHDRTHPPTGHTGTLVFPPGTQPSQVEHLRHQIPPTTHLQPTSPVATRSQRSPQNPKNRGTKRPLRCQREDISRKLYLAPIVVHAKVESLSGSSHPIHFKVLEVYKNSSLPVDDTIILTLHRKKSPMNCERNERFTLSQDYILFLRSFSAHNYTLFAASERLRGKSKARQKILNIVRKFTRPNFIPKPPKVHLNATLVQRGLKLVCKARGSPIPLISWTRNGVELHRNSDNKITYNKKRRSTLIVKKDGAKYECKARGVNGTVDSKFYIARESEVVDSTSHIDSGSEGADGLTDCPEDAAKGYCYNGGTCRQLIALKEMLCQCPENYSGLRCITFTPPGHR
- the LOC109602936 gene encoding protein vein isoform X3 translates to MYKISYEKCVCFIFLVILAVLSCSGFRIDNLAMTDITKRNSNSDPNSPKTSEIFDRIFHQTQTPQTLQNPAAVYRHRIRHHRNLRAQARTHDRTHPPTGHTGTLVFPPGTQPSQVEHLRHQIPPTTHLQPTSPVATRSQRSPQNPKNRGTKRPLRCQREDISRKLYLAPIVVHAKVESLSGSSHPIHFKVLEVYKNSSLPVDDTIILTLHRKKSPMNCERNERFTLSQDYILFLRSFSAHNYTLFAASERLRGKSKARQKILNIVRKFTRPNFIPKPPKVHLNATLVQRGLKLVCKARGSPIPLISWTRNGVELHRNSDNKITYNKKRRSTLIVKKDGAKYECKARGVNGTVDSKFYIARESEVVDSTSHIDSGSEGADGLTDCPEDAAKGYCYNGGTCRQLIALKEMLCQCPENYSGLRCITFTPPGHYL